The Stigmatella ashevillena genomic sequence TGGATCGGCGCATGCTGTCCGAGCCGCGCCGGGCGGACTACGCCCGGTTCCTGCGAGAGACCTATGGGCCGCGAGCCCGGAAGCTCGGCTTTGTCCCCCGCGCGGGCGAGAGCGAAGACACCCGCCTGCTGCGTCCGGAGCTGTTGTGGCTGGCGGGGGTCCAGGGAGAAGACCCCAAGCTCATCTCCGAGGCGCGGAAGCTGACGGACCAGTGGCTGAAGGACCGGCGCGCGGTGTCGCCGGAGCTGGTGTCGCTGGTGCTCGGCATCACCGCCGCGCACGACGGGCGCGCGCTGGCCCCCCAACTGCGCGAGGCCCTGAAGCATGAGAAGGAGCGCAAGGTGCGCCACCACCTGCTGGGCGCCCTGGGCGACATCCGGGACCCCGAGGTGATGCGCGAGCAGCTCCCGCTCGTGTTGGACCCGTCCGAGGATCCGCGCGAGACGGTCTGGATGATGTTCAGCGCTTCCCAGGATCCGCGGACCAGTGGCGTGGTCTACGGCTTCATGAAGGAGAATTACGACGCGCTGGCCGCGCGCATGCCCGAGGAGTTCGCCAGCTACATGGTCATGCTGGGAGGCGGCTTCTGTGATGCGGAGCACCGCAAGGACGTGGAGTCCTTCTTCACGGAGCGCGCAGCGCGCACGTCCAGTGGCTCGCGCAGGCTGGCCCAGACCTTGGAGCATATCGACCTGTGCATCGCCCTGAAGCAGGCCCAGGGCGCCAGCATCGATGCCTACCTCACGAAGGGGCCCGTGAAGATGCCCCCTCCGGCCCAGTAGGGCGTCCCCGCTTCTGCAGGCGCCCCCGCTTGCTGCAGATGGGCCTACTTCTTGCGGTTGAGGAACGCCATCAGCGTCTCGCGCGCCTCATCGGAGTGCAGGCGTTTGACGAACTCGATGCCCTCCTTGCGGAGCGCAGCGTTCACCTCGGCGCGCAGGGGCTCTCGCAGGAGGCTCTTGCTCACCCGGAGCGCCTCGACGGGCTTGGCGGCGAGGGCCTGGGCGCGCTCGGCCACCACCTCGGTGAGCTGGGCGGCGGGGACCACCCGGTTGATGAGGCCCGCGCGCAGGGCGGTGGCCGCGTCGAAGGGCTCGCCGAACAGCAGCAGCTCCGAGGCCAGCGCCATGCCCGCCTGGCGCGGCAGCAACAGGCTGGAGGCGCCCTCGGGGCAGAGGCCCAGGTTGATGAAGGGCATCGAGAAGCGGGCCCGGTCCGAGGCCACCACGTAATCGCAGTGCAGCAGCAGCGTCGTGCCGATGCCGACCGCGACTCCATCCACCGCGGCCACCACCGGCTTGGATTGGTCGACCAGGGCCTTCAAGAAGAGGAGCGGGGGCGCGTGCTCGCCCGTGGCGGGGTTTCTGACAAAGTCGCCGATGTCATTGCCCGCGGTGAACGCAGCTCCCGCGCCGGTGAGCACCACCACGTGAATGGCGGGGTCCACCTCCGCGGTGCGCAGCGCCTCGGTGGCGGCCTCGTACATCTCCTGGGTGAAGGCGTTCTTCTTCTCTGGCCGGTTGAAAGTGAGGGTGCGGATCTTCCCGGCATCATGTGTCTGCAGAGTGGTGGACATGGCGGGAACGTATCACCAAGGTCACAGGTCCACGCCCGTGGCCCGCTTGAGTTTCATCGCGCGGAGCACTTCCTCGTCGTGAGCCAGGCGCGTGAAGCCGTGGTCTGTCACTGTGAGTAACGTCAACGCCTCCGGCCCCAGGCTGCGCGCCTGATTCGCCGCCCAGCGGGGGACGAAAACCGCATCTCCCGGTTTCACCTCCACCTCGGTGCCGCGCACGTGGATCCGACCCCTCCCGGACATCACGACCAGCAGGACTTCGTGAGCATGCTCGCGCAGCTCCGTGGTGTGGCCGGGCGCCACCCGCACCACGTTCGTCTCCAGGACTTCGGAGGGAAAGGGCACCCGGTCCACGGAGAAGTCGATTCCCTCTTCCTCGTGTGCGTGCTGGTAGAAGGACAGGACGTTGGAGAGATCCTCCAGGTGCAGGGTGCCCGGATCCGGGTGCTCCGGGGTGAGGGGCGTCCGTGCCTGGATGCGCTCCAGCAGCGGGCGCAGCCTGCGGTGCTGCACCGCCTCGAAGAGGTTCTCCAGGAAGTTGCCGTGCAGCTCCAGCGCCCGCTCCATGGCGCTCAGGCACGTGTCGGCCCAGCCCGGCTCGTGCGCGTGCGAGAGCACCAGCGCCTCGAGGTTGCTGATGCGGCCGGGGCTTGCCGCCATGTGCCAGTAGAAGAAGGGCAGGTACCGGTCGGACACGTTGGCTTGGAGCAGCCCGTCGACAAAGATGCTGTACAGCCGGGGCACCAGCGCCTCCATGCCGAGCGTCACGAAGGCGCTGGCGGAGGACTGCGAGGCCCCCAGGCACGTGTCCAGGCACTCGCGCACGAAATAACGCGTGGCGTCCTGGAACCGGATGCTGTCCGCATTCACTCCCAGTCCGTCCTTCAGGAAGCGGCGGAAGAGGGCCGCGGGCCGCTTCTCGGGCGTCAGTCCCACCTCCTCCCAGAGGGTCTGCGTGAGGCGGATGCGCTCCGGCTCGGTCTCGCACTGGGCCACCAGCGCGTGGAGGAAGCGCGTGTGAGAGCCCAGGAGCAGTGCATATTGTGAGAAGACGAGCGCGTAGTCCTCGCGGGAGAGGTGCCCACGGCGGCAGGCCTTCAACAGGGGCTTCTCCCAGAAGGGGTGGGTGGCGAGCTTCACGTGCAGCTGCTCCACCAGGGCTTCCGCCGTCATCGGCGGCACGGCGGACAGCGGGGGGCTGCGCGGCGGGGGGGAAGAACGAAGAGCGGTCCCTGTCTCGAGAACTCCAGGCTGCGTCATCACCGAGCTGATGGAGAGGACCGGACCGGCGGAGGGCTGTCTCATGGCGGGACCCGGGAAACTGGAGATTTACAGTCTTTCCAAACTGTGCACGCTTGCCGGACAGGCAAGCCCAAAGGTCCTTGTCCCGGGGACCCAGCCGACTGTCCGCGAGAGGGCCCTGAGCCTTCCGGGCACCCTGGCAGGGAAGCCTTCGCTTGCTTCCTCGACACAATGCGCGGGCGGCGGGCTTTTCCTTGAGCCGTTCGAGCGCAGGTTGGAAGAGGAGCAGCCACGGGGGTGTCATGCGGTTTCGAGACCGGGCGGAGGCGGGCCGGAGGCTGGCGATGTTGCTGCGGCCGTACCGCGAGGAGGCCCTGCAGGTGTTCGGCTTGGGAGGCAGCGGGGTCCGCGTGGGCTACGAGGTGGCCCGGACGCTGGAGGCCCCCCTGGACATCTGGGTGGCCCAGCAGGTGGAGGCGCCGGCCCAGCCTGGGTTGGAGGTGGGGGCGGTGTCGGAAGGGGAGGGGTTCTTCCTGGATGTGGACGGGGTGCGCGCGGCCGCGGCGCCTGCCTCCGAGCTGACCCGGTGGATGGATGGGCATGCGGGCGAGGTGGCCCTCAGGGCGCAGCGCCTGAGGGGGATCCACTCCCGGTGGGTGCCCACGGGGGTGACGGCGGTGCTGGTGGTGGATGGCATCGCGGCGGGAGACTTGCGGATTCATGCGGCCCTGCGCGGGCTGCGGCGGCAGGTGCCCAAGCGGCTGCTGCTGGCGGCGCCCGTGGGCGTGGCAGGGGAGCTGGAGCGGCTCCGGGTGGAGGCGGACGAGGTGCTGTGCGTGCAGTTCTCCTGGGAGCTGGGCTCGGTGGCGCAGGCCTATGAGGCGTTTGCTCCGGTGCAGTCCTCCGAGGTGCGGCAGTTGCTGGCCCGGGCGCGGCAGTGGGCGCCACCGCCCGGAGAAGGGGTGCCGGAGCAGGGCGGTGGGTGGATGTGACGCGCCAGCCCGTGTATAGCTCTGGCATCCATGACTTTGTCTGCCCCCTGTTTCGTCTGGCTGGACCTCGAGATGACGGGTCTAGACCCGGAGACGTGCGCCATCATCGAGGTTGGCGTCATCATCACCGGGCCCGATCTGGTGCCCCTCGCGGAGATTGAACGCGTCATCTGGCAGCCGGAGGAGGCCCTGGCGCGGATGGAGCCGGTGGTGCGGGACATGCACACGCGCAACGGGCTGCTCACCAAGGTGAGGGCCTCCAGCACGTCCCTGCGGGTGGCGGAGCGGGACGTGATGGCGCTGGTGGCGTCCTACTGCGCGCTGGGCGAGGGCATCCTCTGTGGCAACTCCATCCACACGGACCGGCGTTTCCTCATCCGGTACATGCCGATGCTGGAGCGGTTCCTCCACTACCGGATGGTGGATGTGACGAGCCTGAAGGTGCTGTCGCGGGCGTGGTACCCGGAGGTGTTCGAGCCCCGCAAGGGCAGCCCGGGGCACACGGCGCTGGCGGACATCCGCGCGAGCATCACGGAGCTGTCGTTCTACCGGGACACCTTCTTCCGGGCGAACCCGGGCTCCATCGACTGAAAGAGGGGGGGCCGGGCCCGGGCTTCAGGTGCCGGAGGCCTTGCCCTGGAGTTGCGCGTCGAGGGTGCTCAGCAGCAGGTCCAGCTCGAAGGGCTTGGCGAGCGTGGCGGAGGCCGCCCGGCGTTCCTCTTCGGAGATGCGGCCGGCGCTCATCACCACCACGGGCAGATCCTGGAGCGCGGGGTCCTCGCGCACGCGGCGCAGGAGCTCCCGGCCATCCATCACCGGCATCATCAGGTCGAGCAACAGCAGGTCGGGCCGGGATTCCTTCAGCCGCTTGAGCCCCTCCGCGCCGTTGAAGGCGGTGGCCACGCTGTACCCTTCGTCGGTGAGGAGCTCCTGGAGCGCTTCGATGATGGCGGCCTCGTCATCCACGATGAGCAGGCGCTTCATGAGCTTCCCCGTCGGCGAGCGGGACGCTTGGGCAAGGACTTCCGCTTGGCGCGCTTCGGTCTGGAGGTCAGGGGGCTGGGCTGGCCGGTGAGGACGGCCTCCGCGCTCTCGAAGGTCTGCGTCACGTCGACGCCCTGGGAGGTGATGGAGAACAGGTGCATCGCCGGGTGGCTCATGCTCTCGCGCATCTTGAGCACGGAGAGTGTGCGGTGGAGCTGCGAGCGCAGCTCCACGAAGCGCAGGAAGAGGATGTTGTCCACGATGGACTCGAACCCCTCCAGCGGCGTGTGCAGTTCGGGCCCAAAGAGGAGGTTCGTCTGCTGCGTCATGGCCGAGGTGATGCGGCGCTCGCGCAGCGCATGGGTCAGCGCCGTGAGGAAGCCGGCGGTGCGGTGGCGCTCGAAGGCGCTGCCCAGGACGAAGGGCTCCAGGCCATCGATAAGGAGGCGCTGAGGGCGGAAGCGGTCCACCTGGGTGAGCAGGTCATCCACCAGGGCATCCGGCAACGTCTCCAAGGCCCCCCGTGTCTCGAACCGCAGCAGGCCCCTGTTCCGCAAGGGCTCGAGCTCCAGTCCCACCTGGGCGGCCTTCGCCACCAGCCGGGGAGCGGTCTCGTTGAAGCCGTAGTAGAGGCAGGATTCGCCCTGCTGGGCGCCCTGTGCCAGGAAATGCAGCCCCAGCAGTGTCTTTCCACCGCCGGGAGAGCCGAAGAGGAGGGTGGAGGAGTGCGCCACCAGGCCGCCGTCGATCATGGCGTCCAGCCGGGGGATCCCGAAGGGCATGCGGCGCTCGGGCTCTGGGACGGTCTCTGCCGGGGCAGCATAGAGGGCTTCGGTCCGGGGAAAGACGCGCAGGCCCTGGTGGGTGATGTGGAAGGAGTGCTTGCCGGACAGCTGCGCGCCCCCCCGGAACTTCTGGATCTCGATGCCGCGCACGCACTGGAGGCCCCGGCGCTCCGTCTCCAGCGCGATGATTCCGTCCACGGTGGTGAACTTCGGATCCGACGCGTTCTCCTGCGGGCCGGTGAGCAGCAGCGCGGTGCAGCCGGCGAGCGCGTTGTGCACACACAGCGAATGGATGAACTCCCGGAACGCCAGGCGGGATTCGGCGTGCTCTTCCAGCGCGGCCAGCCCATCCACCACCATCACCTGGGCCCCGTACTCTCGCACCGAGCGGAACAGCAGCCGACTCAGGCCCGTGAGCCCCTCGGTCTTCAGCGTCGCATGGGCGCTGATGTAGTGGAGCGTCTTGCCCACCGCCTCGCGGTGGAAGAAGTGCATGGGCTGGAGGTGCGCCAGCATCTGCCCGTGGGACTCGGAGAGCACCGTGACGTAGACGGCCCGGGCTCCGCCCGCGATGGCCGCGAAGCAGAACTGGTTGCCGAGCACGGTCTTCCCCGTTCCCGACGCCCCAGTGACGATGTACGTCCCGCCGTGCAACCACCCACCGCCCAGCAGGGTATCCAGGCCTTGGACGCCCGAAGGGATACGTGGGACAGGCTCGTTGGGAATCTCTGCTTCGCTCACACGTGCCTCCAAGCCTCCATTCCCAGGCTAGGTCTGGATCCCTCGTAGGGAAGTGGTCTGTCCGTGGGGTGTCCGGAAACGGTCGTTCACCTGCGGGCTGCCGTGCCCCGGCTTACTCACGGGGAGGGGGAGGGGGGGCGGGCAGGGGCTGCGCCTGGGAGAGTTTCACGTGGTAGACGTAGCGGCGCTCCACGGGACCCGAAGGGGGCATCAGGAGGACCGGTGCGCGCGTGCCGCCGACTTCGACCAGCTGAGCGATGATGCCCCGGAGGAAGTGGGCATCCATCAGGCGCCGCGAGCTTGCCTGGTCCAGGTACTCGGGGAGGATCTCCGTCGTCAGCTCCACGTCCCCATTGGGCAGGTCCGCCGCGTGGGAGCGCGCATAGTTGATGGCCGTCTGGAAGGCGCGCGTCATGTGGCCCAGCAGCTTCCGGGGCCCCCACACCCGTGCCATTCCGAAGAGCGCCCGGCCCATCGCCGTGCCGCCGAAGCCCTCCAGGCTCCGGCGCCCCATCAGGTACCACGCCTCGTCCCGGGGCCGGTCCGGGTAGAGCACGTCCGCGCAGATGCGGATGGCTTCAATCAGGACCGACAGGGGATAGGCGCTGCTCAGCGGCTGGTCCATGTCCACGCCGATGTCCAGCAGCCGCCGCCGGGCTTCACCGTCCAGCCGCCCCTTCATGGCGTGAAGGAGCAGGCCCTCCATCATCTGGTCGAATGCGACGGGCTCCTTGCGGCGGGACGTCTCGAGGGGCATGGCGCACGCGTTTCTCCAAGGATTCGCGCGGGCAGCCTATCAGGTGGCCGAGCGGCGGGGCAGACGGACCGTGAAGGTTGTCCCGGCCGCCTCGCTGGAGGCCACTTCGATGGTTCCGCCATGGCCGCCGAGGATTTCGCGGACGATGTAGAGCCCCAGGCCGATGCTGCGGCTGGGCAGGGCCTCTCCGGGGGAGCCCCGGGTGAGGGGCTCGAAGAGCCGGGGCAGGAGCTCGGCGGGAATCGGCGTGCCCTGGTTGTGGACCTCGAGCCGGGCGCCCTCGGGTTCGCCGAAGGTGCTCACCCGCACGGGGGTATGGGCGGGGCTGTAGGCCAGCGCGTTTCCCAGCAGGTTGGTCAGCACTTGGGCGATGCGGTCTGGATCCCACTCGCCCCCCCCCTCGCCGCTCGACTCCACCTGGACGTGCCGCCCCGGGTGGGTCAGCAGCACCTCGTCCACCACGTGGCGCGTGATGTCGTGCAGGTCCATGGGGCGGCGGCTCAGGGGAATGCCGGTGCCCAGGCGCGCCTGGGTGAAGTCCAGCAGGTCCCGGATGAGGCGCGTGGCGCGCTCGCACGAGGAGGCGATGCGCTGGGCCGCCTTGAGCTGGCGCTCGTTCAGCCCCGGGCTGGCCCGGAGCAGGCCCGCGGCCATGGTGATGGCGCCCAGGGGGTTGCGTAGGTCATGGGACACGATGCCGATGAGCTGCTGCTCGAACTCGGTGCGGCGGCGCAGCTCCTCCTGGGAGCGCTGCTGCTGCTGGAAGAGGCGCGCGTTCTCGATGGACATCGCCGCCTTGCCGGCCAGCTCCTCCATCAGCCGCAGCTCCTCCTGGGTGAAGGAGATGCCCGGGGTGGAGCGCGCGCAGGCCAGCGTGCCGATGACGCGCCCTTGGGCCCACAGGGGCACGACGAGGCAGGTGTGGATGGGGATGCGCTCCAGCGAGTCGCGGTACTCCGCCTGGAGGAGGCCGTTCAGCTCCTCTGGGGTGACGGTCGGGAGGAGCACGGACTGGCCCGTCTGGGCCACCTGTCCCAGGAGCCCCTCGCCGAACCGCGCGGGGTGGGCCCCCATGAGCTGGAGGAGGTACGCCTGGTGGGCGGGCTCGACGTGGCGCACGGAGGCCAGCTCCATGCGGTCTCCGCTCGCGGAGAGCAGGTGGAGGATGCTCGAGTCCCCCATGTGCCGCACCACTTGGTGGGAGATGGCCTCGAACAGCGCGGGGAGGTCCCGGTTGGCGGCGCTGAACGCGTCGGTGGCCTCGGCGAGCACCTTGAGGCGCGCGGCGGCGTTGCGCACCCGCTCATGGGCCAGCCGCTCCTCGTCGTACAGGCGCGCCCGGTCGATGGCCTGGGCGCTGATGTGGGCCACGGCGTTGAGGAAGGCCCGGTCGTCCTCGCTGAAGGTACGCTCCTGGGGGAACGACAGCCCGAGGACGCCAATGGCCTGTCCCCGGACGATGAGGGGCAGGGCCGCCATGGAAGGGAACAGCAGTGAACTGCTCAGGGCGGGGTAGCGCGCCAGGCTCTCCGCGCGCGAGGACACCCACTGGGAGCGGCCCTCTCGCACGGCATCGGTCAAGGGCACGGAGTAGGTCAGGGGGATGCGCTCCAACCCCTTCAGGGCCTCCGGGGGGTAGCCCACCATCTGGACGAGCTCGAGCTCCTGCCGCGAGGGATCCAACAGGCACAGCGAGGTGGCGTTGGACTCCAGGGTCACCAGCCCATGCTCGAAGAGCGCCTGGACGACCTGCGTGACGGAGGTGGCCTCCGCCAGCAGGGAGGTGAGCGCCTGGAGCCGGGCGATGTAGTCCGCGGACCGCGTGGCGGCCTCGCGCGCCTGGGCTTCCTGGTGCCGCAGCAGGTCCGCCTGGTAGCGCACCTTGTTCTGGGCCCGGAACAGCTCGATGAAGACACTGACCTTCGAGCGCAGCACGTCGGGCGACAGGGGCTTGCGCAGGTAGTCCACCGCCCCTTGCGCGTAGCCGGCGAGCACCTCCGTCTCATCCTGGCCGTGAGCGGTCAGGAAGATGATGGGGATGTTGCGGGTGCGCTCGCGCTGCTTGATGAGCGCGGCCGTCTCGTACCCGTTCAGCCCCGCCATCTGGACATCCAGGAGGATGACGGCGAACTCCTGGGAGAGCAGCAGCCGCAGGGCCTGCTCACCGGAGGGGGCCTTGGTCAGACGGACGCCCAGCGGGGAGAGGATGGCCTCCAGGGCCACGAGGTTCGCGGGATGATCGTCCACCAGCAGGACGCCTGGCTCCTCCGCGTGCTGGCGGGAAGGGGCCTTGTCAGGGCGGGTGGGGTCCTCCGGCCGCACCGGGGCCGCCTGAAACGTCCGGCCGCTCAGCCAGGGTCCGGGAGGCCCCGGTGGAAGAGCGCCGCGGACGGAGGTTTTTTTTCCAGGGTGGAGCAACGGCGGGCCTTTCTCATCCTTCGCGAAGGAGCATACCTGCGGCACCTGTGAGGCGAAGGGAGGAACATCCCAGGAAGCCTCGAAGCAACGAAAGGGGGCCCCAGGATGTGGCCCTCGCCTGGAAGTCCAGCCGCCGGCCCTGCTCCG encodes the following:
- a CDS encoding enoyl-CoA hydratase-related protein; the protein is MSTTLQTHDAGKIRTLTFNRPEKKNAFTQEMYEAATEALRTAEVDPAIHVVVLTGAGAAFTAGNDIGDFVRNPATGEHAPPLLFLKALVDQSKPVVAAVDGVAVGIGTTLLLHCDYVVASDRARFSMPFINLGLCPEGASSLLLPRQAGMALASELLLFGEPFDAATALRAGLINRVVPAAQLTEVVAERAQALAAKPVEALRVSKSLLREPLRAEVNAALRKEGIEFVKRLHSDEARETLMAFLNRKK
- a CDS encoding cupin domain-containing protein, producing the protein MRQPSAGPVLSISSVMTQPGVLETGTALRSSPPPRSPPLSAVPPMTAEALVEQLHVKLATHPFWEKPLLKACRRGHLSREDYALVFSQYALLLGSHTRFLHALVAQCETEPERIRLTQTLWEEVGLTPEKRPAALFRRFLKDGLGVNADSIRFQDATRYFVRECLDTCLGASQSSASAFVTLGMEALVPRLYSIFVDGLLQANVSDRYLPFFYWHMAASPGRISNLEALVLSHAHEPGWADTCLSAMERALELHGNFLENLFEAVQHRRLRPLLERIQARTPLTPEHPDPGTLHLEDLSNVLSFYQHAHEEEGIDFSVDRVPFPSEVLETNVVRVAPGHTTELREHAHEVLLVVMSGRGRIHVRGTEVEVKPGDAVFVPRWAANQARSLGPEALTLLTVTDHGFTRLAHDEEVLRAMKLKRATGVDL
- a CDS encoding phosphoribosyltransferase; its protein translation is MRFRDRAEAGRRLAMLLRPYREEALQVFGLGGSGVRVGYEVARTLEAPLDIWVAQQVEAPAQPGLEVGAVSEGEGFFLDVDGVRAAAAPASELTRWMDGHAGEVALRAQRLRGIHSRWVPTGVTAVLVVDGIAAGDLRIHAALRGLRRQVPKRLLLAAPVGVAGELERLRVEADEVLCVQFSWELGSVAQAYEAFAPVQSSEVRQLLARARQWAPPPGEGVPEQGGGWM
- the orn gene encoding oligoribonuclease, with translation MTLSAPCFVWLDLEMTGLDPETCAIIEVGVIITGPDLVPLAEIERVIWQPEEALARMEPVVRDMHTRNGLLTKVRASSTSLRVAERDVMALVASYCALGEGILCGNSIHTDRRFLIRYMPMLERFLHYRMVDVTSLKVLSRAWYPEVFEPRKGSPGHTALADIRASITELSFYRDTFFRANPGSID
- a CDS encoding response regulator, which codes for MKRLLIVDDEAAIIEALQELLTDEGYSVATAFNGAEGLKRLKESRPDLLLLDLMMPVMDGRELLRRVREDPALQDLPVVVMSAGRISEEERRAASATLAKPFELDLLLSTLDAQLQGKASGT
- a CDS encoding ATPase domain-containing protein, giving the protein MSEAEIPNEPVPRIPSGVQGLDTLLGGGWLHGGTYIVTGASGTGKTVLGNQFCFAAIAGGARAVYVTVLSESHGQMLAHLQPMHFFHREAVGKTLHYISAHATLKTEGLTGLSRLLFRSVREYGAQVMVVDGLAALEEHAESRLAFREFIHSLCVHNALAGCTALLLTGPQENASDPKFTTVDGIIALETERRGLQCVRGIEIQKFRGGAQLSGKHSFHITHQGLRVFPRTEALYAAPAETVPEPERRMPFGIPRLDAMIDGGLVAHSSTLLFGSPGGGKTLLGLHFLAQGAQQGESCLYYGFNETAPRLVAKAAQVGLELEPLRNRGLLRFETRGALETLPDALVDDLLTQVDRFRPQRLLIDGLEPFVLGSAFERHRTAGFLTALTHALRERRITSAMTQQTNLLFGPELHTPLEGFESIVDNILFLRFVELRSQLHRTLSVLKMRESMSHPAMHLFSITSQGVDVTQTFESAEAVLTGQPSPLTSRPKRAKRKSLPKRPARRRGSS
- a CDS encoding DUF2378 family protein, with protein sequence MPLETSRRKEPVAFDQMMEGLLLHAMKGRLDGEARRRLLDIGVDMDQPLSSAYPLSVLIEAIRICADVLYPDRPRDEAWYLMGRRSLEGFGGTAMGRALFGMARVWGPRKLLGHMTRAFQTAINYARSHAADLPNGDVELTTEILPEYLDQASSRRLMDAHFLRGIIAQLVEVGGTRAPVLLMPPSGPVERRYVYHVKLSQAQPLPAPPPPPRE
- a CDS encoding GAF domain-containing protein — translated: MRPEDPTRPDKAPSRQHAEEPGVLLVDDHPANLVALEAILSPLGVRLTKAPSGEQALRLLLSQEFAVILLDVQMAGLNGYETAALIKQRERTRNIPIIFLTAHGQDETEVLAGYAQGAVDYLRKPLSPDVLRSKVSVFIELFRAQNKVRYQADLLRHQEAQAREAATRSADYIARLQALTSLLAEATSVTQVVQALFEHGLVTLESNATSLCLLDPSRQELELVQMVGYPPEALKGLERIPLTYSVPLTDAVREGRSQWVSSRAESLARYPALSSSLLFPSMAALPLIVRGQAIGVLGLSFPQERTFSEDDRAFLNAVAHISAQAIDRARLYDEERLAHERVRNAAARLKVLAEATDAFSAANRDLPALFEAISHQVVRHMGDSSILHLLSASGDRMELASVRHVEPAHQAYLLQLMGAHPARFGEGLLGQVAQTGQSVLLPTVTPEELNGLLQAEYRDSLERIPIHTCLVVPLWAQGRVIGTLACARSTPGISFTQEELRLMEELAGKAAMSIENARLFQQQQRSQEELRRRTEFEQQLIGIVSHDLRNPLGAITMAAGLLRASPGLNERQLKAAQRIASSCERATRLIRDLLDFTQARLGTGIPLSRRPMDLHDITRHVVDEVLLTHPGRHVQVESSGEGGGEWDPDRIAQVLTNLLGNALAYSPAHTPVRVSTFGEPEGARLEVHNQGTPIPAELLPRLFEPLTRGSPGEALPSRSIGLGLYIVREILGGHGGTIEVASSEAAGTTFTVRLPRRSAT